Proteins from a genomic interval of Hemicordylus capensis ecotype Gifberg chromosome 14, rHemCap1.1.pri, whole genome shotgun sequence:
- the ISG20L2 gene encoding interferon-stimulated 20 kDa exonuclease-like 2 isoform X1 gives MSDLLLNLDTTLPQRTKKNCSEGNKKHQRFVRRRHFLERKGFLKQKQLPAQAPLPKRDASRGGAGVDQERDKKKQKVDRQDGLFGRDRVGKEDGALREDGSTQQAETPPKGNANHCAKDSGPASCPPSKAPPVTSRMGGASARQNGAWVSCSAGEKASLLSEFESGLSAAAPALTKPNKMVAVDCEMVGTGPGGRNSELARCSVVSYHGDLMYDKFIRPVNPITHFRTRWSGIQRHHMRNAVPFKAAQKEILKLLSGKIVIGHAIHNDFKALKYFHPKSLTRDTSKIPLLNRKAGFPETEVASLKRLTKQLLHRDIQVGQHGHSSVEDAQATMELYKLVEAEWERHLALSPAQD, from the exons ATGTCGGATCTCCTGCTCAACCTGGACACAACCCTCCCCCAGCGGACGAAGAAGAATTGCTCTGAGGGCAACAAGAAGCACCAGCGCTTTGTCCGACGGCGCCACTTCCTGGAGCGGAAAGGCTTCttgaagcagaagcagctgccgGCCCAGGCTCCCCTGCCCAAACGGGACGCTTCTCGTGGGGGCGCAGGggtggaccaggagagggacaagAAAAAGCAGAAGGTCGACCGGCAAGACGGCCTTTTTGGCCGGGACAGAGTAGGGAAGGAAGATGGCGCCTTGCGGGAAGATGGCTCCACCCAGCAGGCTGAAACGCCGCCCAAGGGAAACGCAAATCACTGTGCCAAGGACTCGGGCCCCGCTTCCTGCCCCCCTTCCAAGGCCCCCCCGGTCACGAGCAGAATGGGCGGAGCCTCCGCGCGGCAAAATGGAGCCTGGGTGAGCTGCAGTGCCGGAGAGAAAGCCAGCCTGTTGAGTGAGTTTGAGAGCGGCCTCTCCGCTGCGGCCCCGGCCCTGACCAAGCCCAACAAGATGGTGGCCGTTGACTGCGAGATGGTCGGCACCGGGCCTGGCGGGCGGAACAGCGAGCTGGCGAGGTGCAGTGTCGTCAGCTACCATGGGGACTTGATGTACGACAAGTTCATCCGGCCCGTCAACCCCATCACCCACTTCCGGACCAGGTGGAGCGGCATCCAGAGGCATCACATGCGGAACGCTGTTCCCTTCAAGGCAGCCCAAAAAGAG ATCCTGAAGCTCCTCTCTGGGAAGATTGTCATAGGCCACGCCATCCACAATGACTTCAAGGCCCTTAAGTACTTCCATCCCAAATCATTGACCAGGGACACCTCAAAGATCCCCCTGCTCAACCGCAAGGCTGGCTTCCCAGAGACCGAGGTAGCCTCCCTGAAACGCCTCACCAAGCAGCTGCTCCACAGGGACATCCAG GTTGGCCAGCACGGCCACTCCTCGGTCGAAGACGCCCAGGCCACCATGGAGCTCTACAAGCTGGTTGAAGCCGAGTGGGAGAGGCACCTGGCCCTGTCTCCAGCTCAGGACTAA
- the ISG20L2 gene encoding interferon-stimulated 20 kDa exonuclease-like 2 isoform X2 → MSDLLLNLDTTLPQRTKKNCSEGNKKHQRFVRRRHFLERKGFLKQKQLPAQAPLPKRDASRGGAGVDQERDKKKQKVDRQDGLFGRDRVGKEDGALREDGSTQQAETPPKGNANHCAKDSGPASCPPSKAPPVTSRMGGASARQNGAWVSCSAGEKASLLSEFESGLSAAAPALTKPNKMVAVDCEMVGTGPGGRNSELARCSVVSYHGDLMYDKFIRPVNPITHFRTRWSGIQRHHMRNAVPFKAAQKEILKLLSGKIVIGHAIHNDFKALKYFHPKSLTRDTSKIPLLNRKAGFPETEVASLKRLTKQLLHRDIQELGFRSRLPLEIPFLRQQLSIDLSSSSLNLPSPLLK, encoded by the exons ATGTCGGATCTCCTGCTCAACCTGGACACAACCCTCCCCCAGCGGACGAAGAAGAATTGCTCTGAGGGCAACAAGAAGCACCAGCGCTTTGTCCGACGGCGCCACTTCCTGGAGCGGAAAGGCTTCttgaagcagaagcagctgccgGCCCAGGCTCCCCTGCCCAAACGGGACGCTTCTCGTGGGGGCGCAGGggtggaccaggagagggacaagAAAAAGCAGAAGGTCGACCGGCAAGACGGCCTTTTTGGCCGGGACAGAGTAGGGAAGGAAGATGGCGCCTTGCGGGAAGATGGCTCCACCCAGCAGGCTGAAACGCCGCCCAAGGGAAACGCAAATCACTGTGCCAAGGACTCGGGCCCCGCTTCCTGCCCCCCTTCCAAGGCCCCCCCGGTCACGAGCAGAATGGGCGGAGCCTCCGCGCGGCAAAATGGAGCCTGGGTGAGCTGCAGTGCCGGAGAGAAAGCCAGCCTGTTGAGTGAGTTTGAGAGCGGCCTCTCCGCTGCGGCCCCGGCCCTGACCAAGCCCAACAAGATGGTGGCCGTTGACTGCGAGATGGTCGGCACCGGGCCTGGCGGGCGGAACAGCGAGCTGGCGAGGTGCAGTGTCGTCAGCTACCATGGGGACTTGATGTACGACAAGTTCATCCGGCCCGTCAACCCCATCACCCACTTCCGGACCAGGTGGAGCGGCATCCAGAGGCATCACATGCGGAACGCTGTTCCCTTCAAGGCAGCCCAAAAAGAG ATCCTGAAGCTCCTCTCTGGGAAGATTGTCATAGGCCACGCCATCCACAATGACTTCAAGGCCCTTAAGTACTTCCATCCCAAATCATTGACCAGGGACACCTCAAAGATCCCCCTGCTCAACCGCAAGGCTGGCTTCCCAGAGACCGAGGTAGCCTCCCTGAAACGCCTCACCAAGCAGCTGCTCCACAGGGACATCCAG GAACTGGGATTCAGAAGTAGACTGCCCCTAGAGATCCCATTCCTCCGTCAACAGCTATCCATagacctttcttcctcctccctaaatCTGCCTAGTCCCCTGTTAAAGTGA